The proteins below are encoded in one region of Misgurnus anguillicaudatus chromosome 24, ASM2758022v2, whole genome shotgun sequence:
- the dusp14 gene encoding dual specificity protein phosphatase 14 yields MGSRSQGFFHHPNHHHHHHHHRSSVVPAAVPRLVAETSSLLGGIAQITPSLFLGRGNVASNRSLLLSKGITCVVNATIELPNFNWPHMEYVKVPLADMPHSPISLYFDSVADKIHSVGRKRGAVLVHCAAGVSRSASLCLAYLMKYHRVSLAEAHAWVKARRPVIRPNGGFWRQLIEYERKLFGRNSVKMIQTPYGVIPDVYERDRRNMPPYWGL; encoded by the coding sequence ATGGGTTCCAGAAGTCAGGGGTTTTTCCATCACCCAAAtcaccatcatcatcaccaccatCACCGCAGTTCAGTGGTACCCGCGGCTGTTCCCCGACTGGTGGCAGAAACCAGCAGCCTGTTAGGCGGCATTGCCCAGATCACCCCATCCTTGTTCCTAGGCCGTGGCAATGTGGCATCCAACCGCAGTCTCCTCCTATCCAAAGGAATTACCTGTGTGGTGAACGCCACCATCGAACTGCCCAACTTCAACTGGCCGCACATGGAGTACGTGAAGGTACCGTTGGCCGATATGCCTCACTCTCCGATCTCGCTTTATTTCGACAGCGTGGCCGATAAGATTCACAGCGTGGGCCGCAAACGGGGCGCCGTGCTGGTGCATTGCGCGGCTGGCGTGAGCCGCTCTGCCTCGCTCTGCTTGGCATACCTCATGAAGTACCACAGGGTTTCTCTGGCAGAGGCTCACGCCTGGGTCAAAGCCCGACGACCGGTTATTCGTCCTAATGGAGGATTCTGGCGACAGCTCATCGAGTACGAGAGGAAACTGTTTGGCAGGAACTCTGTGAAAATGATCCAGACACCATACGGGGTCATTCCCGATGTGTATGAGAGGGACCGCAGAAATATGCCACCTTATTGGGGGTTGTGA